Proteins encoded together in one Sporichthyaceae bacterium window:
- a CDS encoding TetR family transcriptional regulator, which yields MPRPSQALLSRKSVVAAALRIIDNEGLAACSTLRLAREFGVRAPSLYHHFTDRADIMAEVARVVVRETPFPRERNPERWMDWFIEQAINFRRTILKHPNVAPILLEFLPRDQLSALYDNAATLLAEANVPVEVHALILDGLETLTVGSALITAMKAPGKRTTPFSSVHRATDPALAAAVDANPWPTSEELFAEVVRAMLRGALESVGVAAGNARRSR from the coding sequence ATGCCACGCCCCTCGCAGGCGCTGCTGTCGCGCAAGTCCGTGGTCGCCGCGGCGCTGCGGATCATCGATAACGAAGGGCTCGCGGCGTGCAGCACGCTGCGGCTGGCCCGCGAGTTCGGGGTACGCGCGCCGTCGCTGTATCACCACTTCACCGACCGCGCCGACATCATGGCCGAGGTCGCCAGAGTGGTGGTCCGGGAGACACCGTTCCCCCGCGAGCGCAACCCCGAGCGGTGGATGGATTGGTTCATCGAGCAGGCCATCAACTTCCGTCGAACGATCCTCAAGCACCCCAACGTGGCGCCGATCCTGCTGGAGTTCCTGCCCCGCGATCAGCTCTCGGCCCTCTACGACAACGCTGCGACCCTGCTGGCCGAGGCGAACGTGCCGGTCGAGGTGCACGCGTTGATCCTGGACGGCCTGGAGACGCTCACCGTCGGCTCGGCGCTGATCACCGCGATGAAGGCACCGGGCAAGCGCACAACGCCGTTCTCGTCGGTGCACCGGGCGACCGACCCCGCGCTCGCCGCGGCGGTGGACGCCAACCCCTGGCCGACCTCGGAGGAGTTGTTCGCCGAGGTGGTCCGCGCGATGCTGCGCGGCGCGCTGGAGTCCGTCGGCGTGGCCGCGGGCAATGCCCGCCGGTCGCGCTAG
- a CDS encoding nitronate monooxygenase has protein sequence MTLATRFTDLFGVRHPIVCGGMTRVGTPVLIAAVAEAGALGFMPAHNSPSPEALVKDIARVRDLTDQPFGVNFTILPSRNPPPWEEYMRATVDSGVTAVETAGQNPEPYLPLIQGGGVKVLHKCTSVRHSLKAERIGVDAVSIDGFEAAGHPGEDDTPGLVVIPVLADKISIPFIASGGFADGRGLAAALALGAQGISMGTRFMCTVEAPIHQNVKDQIVANDERSTNLIFRQLRNTGRYAKNGITDEIVRILAEGGTFQDVAHLAAGERGAIVLETGDLEAGVWCAGQTQGLIFDVPTVAALVARIVAEAKTVIDRLAGLRR, from the coding sequence ATGACCCTCGCGACCCGCTTCACCGACCTGTTCGGTGTGCGTCACCCCATCGTGTGCGGCGGCATGACCCGGGTCGGCACGCCCGTGTTGATCGCCGCGGTCGCGGAGGCGGGTGCGCTGGGGTTCATGCCCGCGCACAACTCGCCGTCGCCCGAGGCGCTGGTCAAGGACATCGCGCGGGTACGAGACCTGACGGACCAACCGTTCGGCGTCAACTTCACCATCCTCCCGTCGCGCAACCCACCGCCGTGGGAGGAGTACATGCGCGCCACCGTGGACAGCGGCGTCACCGCGGTGGAGACCGCCGGGCAGAACCCGGAGCCGTACCTGCCGCTGATCCAGGGCGGCGGGGTGAAGGTGCTGCACAAGTGCACCTCGGTGCGCCACTCGTTGAAGGCCGAGCGCATCGGCGTGGACGCGGTGAGCATCGACGGGTTCGAGGCGGCCGGCCACCCCGGTGAGGACGACACCCCCGGCCTGGTGGTCATCCCCGTGCTGGCCGACAAGATCTCCATCCCGTTCATCGCCTCGGGCGGGTTCGCCGACGGGCGTGGGCTGGCAGCGGCACTCGCGCTGGGCGCACAGGGCATCTCCATGGGCACCCGGTTCATGTGCACGGTCGAGGCTCCCATCCACCAGAACGTGAAGGACCAGATCGTCGCCAACGACGAGCGCAGCACAAATCTGATTTTCCGTCAGCTCCGCAACACCGGTAGGTACGCCAAGAACGGCATTACCGACGAGATCGTGCGCATCCTGGCCGAGGGCGGGACGTTCCAGGACGTCGCGCACCTGGCCGCCGGGGAGCGTGGCGCGATCGTGTTGGAGACCGGCGACCTGGAGGCGGGCGTTTGGTGCGCCGGCCAAACCCAGGGCCTGATCTTCGACGTGCCGACGGTGGCCGCGCTGGTGGCGCGGATCGTCGCGGAGGCCAAGACGGTGATCGATCGGCTGGCCGGGCTCCGCAGGTAA
- a CDS encoding SDR family oxidoreductase, whose protein sequence is TLGAVGARLVLAARRAEKLHEVAEALRKDGVEVLEVVADIGVPEDCQRIVAEAMAAFGAVDVLVNNAGLGPATPASRETPEGFRAVIDVNLNGAFWMAQAAGAVMAPGSSIVNVASVLGLAAPRYPQAAYAASKAGLIGLTRDLAQEWSGRKGIRVNALCPGYFVTELNEHVRDVQGEMVATHTILGRFGEQEELDSALLFLASPASSFVTGTTLAVDGGYTAL, encoded by the coding sequence ACGCTCGGGGCGGTGGGGGCGCGGTTGGTGCTCGCCGCCCGGCGGGCGGAGAAGTTGCACGAGGTTGCCGAGGCGTTGCGTAAGGACGGCGTCGAGGTGCTCGAGGTGGTGGCCGACATCGGTGTGCCCGAGGACTGCCAACGGATTGTGGCTGAGGCGATGGCCGCGTTCGGTGCGGTCGACGTGTTGGTCAACAACGCCGGGCTGGGGCCGGCCACCCCCGCGTCGCGGGAGACCCCTGAGGGGTTCCGCGCGGTCATCGACGTCAACCTCAACGGCGCGTTCTGGATGGCGCAGGCGGCCGGCGCGGTGATGGCGCCCGGCTCCTCGATCGTCAACGTGGCCAGCGTGTTGGGGTTGGCCGCGCCGCGCTATCCGCAGGCCGCCTACGCCGCGAGCAAGGCCGGATTGATCGGCCTGACCCGCGACCTGGCCCAGGAGTGGTCCGGCCGTAAGGGCATCCGGGTCAACGCGCTGTGTCCCGGCTACTTCGTCACCGAGCTCAACGAGCACGTCCGCGACGTGCAGGGCGAGATGGTCGCCACCCATACGATTCTGGGTCGCTTCGGCGAGCAGGAGGAGTTGGACAGCGCGCTGTTGTTCCTCGCCTCACCCGCGTCATCATTCGTCACCGGGACCACGCTGGCCGTGGACGGCGGCTACACCGCGCTGTGA
- a CDS encoding AMP-binding protein has product MDSTLSGCVLSRIVRSEADRDPDRLVLVFENGSLPAERVSSAQLTVRGNQVASALAGAGLRRGDRVAVMMRNNPEFVYALIANAQLGLPTVPIDPRARGDRLAYFLDFAECDGLITADYVLADEQVAAVIAASGVRTFVVSTPEGRARGLDVPTSGMLLNEVLDGPELPYLGEHVTDPASPWLLAYTSGTTGDPKAIEFSYDRLLFYRLLPAYFGYRPDDVAYTGLSITHGNALLATMMPAVWGSIDHTVLSRWFTKSRLWDVCIEHGVTTWSNLGGIATAIYSEPSSERDRSHRVRLVVSAGMPREIWRAFEERFGVRVLEWYGTMEGGFACNPVGVGPVGSFGKPPAGLVEMDVIDEQSGPVPAGQIGELVLRPARGEARLSYFKNPEASAAKVRNGWLHTGDMVIRDAEGWLYFAHRREDGGLRKSGEFISEGFIRKVLAEDPEVLDVHIYGVPARSGAPGETDIVAAVVPRDRASFDVTGLFARCALRLEFSHVPDFIQVVDDLPRTASEKVQARFLAAKLQDSAGRAFARPAVPA; this is encoded by the coding sequence CGCTGCCCGCCGAGCGGGTGAGCTCCGCGCAGCTCACCGTGCGCGGCAACCAGGTGGCCTCCGCACTGGCCGGTGCCGGTCTGCGCCGCGGCGACCGGGTCGCGGTGATGATGCGGAACAACCCGGAGTTCGTCTATGCGCTGATCGCCAACGCGCAACTGGGCCTGCCCACCGTGCCCATCGATCCGCGCGCCCGCGGCGACAGACTCGCCTACTTCCTCGACTTCGCCGAGTGCGATGGGTTGATCACCGCCGACTACGTGCTGGCCGACGAGCAGGTCGCGGCGGTCATCGCGGCCAGCGGAGTGCGCACGTTCGTGGTGTCCACCCCCGAGGGTCGCGCGCGGGGGCTGGATGTGCCGACCTCCGGCATGCTGCTCAACGAGGTGCTGGACGGGCCCGAACTGCCCTATCTGGGCGAGCACGTGACGGACCCGGCCAGTCCGTGGTTGCTCGCCTACACCTCCGGCACCACCGGCGATCCCAAGGCCATCGAGTTCAGCTACGACCGGTTGCTTTTCTATCGACTGCTGCCCGCGTACTTCGGCTACCGACCCGACGACGTGGCCTACACCGGGCTATCCATCACCCACGGCAACGCGTTGCTGGCCACGATGATGCCCGCCGTGTGGGGGTCGATCGACCACACCGTGCTGTCCCGTTGGTTCACCAAGTCCCGGCTGTGGGACGTGTGTATCGAGCACGGGGTGACCACCTGGTCGAACCTCGGTGGCATCGCCACCGCGATCTACAGCGAGCCGAGTTCCGAGCGGGACCGGTCGCACCGGGTGCGACTGGTCGTCTCCGCCGGCATGCCGCGGGAGATCTGGCGGGCTTTCGAGGAGCGCTTCGGCGTGCGGGTGTTGGAGTGGTACGGGACCATGGAGGGCGGCTTCGCCTGCAACCCCGTCGGGGTGGGTCCGGTCGGCTCGTTCGGCAAGCCGCCGGCCGGCCTGGTCGAGATGGATGTCATCGACGAGCAGTCCGGTCCGGTGCCGGCCGGTCAGATCGGCGAGCTGGTCCTGCGGCCCGCCCGTGGCGAGGCCCGGCTCAGTTATTTCAAGAACCCCGAGGCCTCCGCCGCCAAGGTGCGCAACGGGTGGCTGCACACCGGCGACATGGTGATCCGTGACGCCGAGGGGTGGTTGTACTTCGCGCATCGCCGGGAGGACGGCGGGTTGCGCAAGTCCGGGGAGTTCATCTCCGAGGGCTTCATCCGCAAGGTGCTGGCCGAGGACCCCGAGGTGCTCGACGTGCACATCTACGGCGTGCCCGCGCGCAGCGGCGCACCGGGCGAGACCGACATCGTGGCCGCGGTGGTGCCGCGGGATCGGGCAAGCTTCGACGTGACCGGTTTGTTCGCGCGCTGCGCCCTGCGGCTGGAGTTTTCCCACGTGCCGGACTTCATCCAGGTCGTGGACGACCTGCCGCGCACGGCGTCGGAGAAGGTGCAGGCGCGGTTCCTGGCCGCGAAGTTGCAGGACTCCGCCGGGCGCGCCTTCGCCCGGCCCGCCGTGCCTGCCTGA